One Bdellovibrionales bacterium genomic window carries:
- a CDS encoding class I SAM-dependent methyltransferase, with protein sequence MAHKNPSNRSPMGHHKGAHLRKGNHKKPQVILTPQQAEERLADIFYNHEFGHISRDVQAQLVRFYELLMNQQQKENFTRLLSFRDVAIKHFIDCLIIPQLTQLTFPLLDMGTGPGFPGIPLRLIVPQENKIILAEGVQKRVEFLKQVREELKLENLDILGKNITPAFVYPVNGVITRAVEDVGNTLKNVLNCLKVGGKVFLMKGPGVDPEIQPALKEWGQHYELSQDTAYTLPHSPHERRLLVFTKIKSAEVIPEEEIDDDDF encoded by the coding sequence ATGGCGCACAAAAATCCATCGAATCGCAGTCCCATGGGCCATCACAAAGGCGCCCATCTTCGCAAGGGAAACCATAAAAAACCTCAGGTGATCCTTACTCCTCAGCAGGCGGAAGAGCGTCTTGCCGATATTTTCTATAATCACGAGTTTGGCCATATCTCTCGCGACGTTCAGGCTCAGCTCGTTCGGTTCTACGAGCTCTTGATGAACCAACAGCAAAAAGAAAATTTTACCCGTCTTTTGAGTTTTAGAGATGTGGCGATCAAACACTTTATCGACTGTTTAATTATCCCACAACTCACTCAGCTCACCTTCCCCCTTTTGGACATGGGTACGGGCCCGGGTTTCCCGGGAATTCCCTTAAGATTGATTGTTCCTCAAGAGAATAAAATTATTCTCGCCGAGGGAGTTCAGAAGCGCGTGGAGTTTTTAAAACAGGTGCGCGAGGAGCTTAAACTCGAAAATTTAGATATCCTTGGCAAAAATATTACTCCGGCTTTTGTTTATCCAGTGAATGGCGTGATCACTCGTGCTGTCGAAGATGTCGGGAACACTCTAAAAAATGTTTTGAACTGTCTTAAGGTGGGCGGCAAAGTCTTTTTGATGAAAGGCCCGGGCGTCGATCCCGAAATTCAGCCAGCACTCAAAGAATGGGGCCAGCACTACGAGCTCTCGCAGGACACCGCTTATACTTTACCTCACTCCCCGCACGAGCGGAGACTGTTGGTCTTCACTAAAATTAAGTCTGCTGAAGTTATTCCTGAGGAAGAGATCGACGATGACGATTTCTAA
- the pheS gene encoding phenylalanine--tRNA ligase subunit alpha, producing MLPKKLQDLKNSAENDIKSAQNSEALQQAKVKYFGKQGQLTLIMKEMGSLAPEERASFGKHVNTVRDELTQLFEQLSNDLQTQELNKKLATEEIDLTLPGAPLPLGARHLIPQTIDEIVGILARIGFSVRTGPMIESDDNNFTFLNIPKDHSSRDMQDTFYIDDNFVLRTHTSPIQIRTMLTEKPPIRILAPGGVFRNDYDATHSPHFHQIEALLVDRQVSMADLKGTISFFIKEFFGPNIKTRFRPSYFPFTEPSAEVDCSCPMCEGKGCRLCKHTGWIEIGGSGLVHPNVLKAVNIDPQSWQGFAFGFGIERMAIIKYGVNDIRLFMENDLRFLEQFR from the coding sequence ATGCTCCCTAAAAAACTGCAAGATCTTAAAAATAGTGCAGAAAATGACATTAAAAGCGCTCAAAATAGCGAGGCCCTTCAGCAGGCCAAGGTGAAGTATTTTGGGAAACAAGGCCAACTCACTTTGATCATGAAGGAGATGGGCTCTTTAGCTCCGGAGGAGCGCGCGAGCTTTGGTAAACACGTCAACACCGTTCGCGACGAACTCACCCAACTTTTCGAGCAACTTTCTAACGACTTACAAACTCAAGAGCTCAATAAAAAACTCGCCACCGAAGAGATTGATCTGACTTTACCGGGAGCTCCGTTGCCTTTGGGTGCAAGGCATTTAATTCCACAAACTATTGATGAGATCGTGGGAATTTTAGCCCGCATCGGTTTTTCAGTGCGCACAGGCCCAATGATTGAGTCCGACGATAATAATTTTACGTTTTTGAATATTCCGAAAGATCACTCTTCGCGAGACATGCAGGACACCTTTTACATCGACGATAATTTTGTTTTGCGAACGCACACAAGTCCCATTCAAATTCGCACCATGCTCACCGAAAAACCACCCATTCGCATCTTGGCGCCCGGTGGAGTTTTCCGAAACGATTACGATGCCACCCATTCGCCTCACTTTCATCAGATCGAAGCTTTGCTGGTGGATCGCCAGGTGTCCATGGCCGATCTTAAAGGCACGATCTCGTTTTTCATTAAAGAGTTTTTTGGTCCCAATATTAAAACACGATTTCGTCCCAGCTATTTCCCTTTCACGGAGCCTTCGGCGGAAGTGGATTGCTCGTGTCCCATGTGTGAAGGCAAGGGCTGTCGACTTTGTAAACACACAGGCTGGATCGAAATCGGTGGCAGTGGGCTCGTGCATCCCAATGTGCTTAAGGCGGTCAACATCGATCCGCAGAGCTGGCAGGGATTTGCTTTTGGATTTGGAATTGAGCGTATGGCGATCATTAAGTACGGCGTGAATGATATTCGACTGTTTATGGAAAATGATCTCCGCTTCTTGGAGCAATTCCGATGA